The following proteins are encoded in a genomic region of Bosea beijingensis:
- a CDS encoding ABC transporter substrate-binding protein: MSVNKTAAGLTLAASLLIGVAAGAQEPGITDKAIKIGIFGPLSGPNMAYGFDVVNAAKMYYDKINKEGGIHGRKIEYVVEDDRCNANDLVAAVKKLVEQENVFMLNGGSCSAAVVAAKDYVVRNKVPYLMLNASGDGALFPPTDYIFGAYSISQYAVGGAMVEFAAKQFGAKNVAYINHDDAYGAWNLEGSKKDAEVNGVKLSVESINPGINDVTAPFLKVRAANPDAILLVTYARPAALLIKKAAEMGFNKPIILSVTGTASLNQLAENVGKDALKNFYTQEVMIDSPGGAKLKPIYDMYKAAYPDLAAKPDHPQTYMPYGIPPAMSLVKALQDAGPNPTREKVLAALKTQDFDSGVMAGRMQFGPEQRAANRSTIFIKYDGTTMAPLPGVFTSRWTYQAK, translated from the coding sequence ATGAGCGTGAACAAGACCGCAGCCGGCCTGACGCTGGCCGCCAGCCTGCTGATCGGGGTCGCCGCCGGCGCGCAGGAGCCCGGCATCACCGACAAGGCGATCAAGATCGGTATCTTCGGCCCGCTGTCCGGCCCGAACATGGCCTATGGCTTCGACGTCGTGAACGCGGCCAAGATGTACTACGACAAGATCAACAAGGAAGGCGGCATCCACGGCCGCAAGATCGAGTATGTCGTCGAGGACGACCGCTGCAACGCCAATGACTTGGTTGCCGCGGTGAAGAAGCTGGTCGAGCAGGAAAACGTGTTCATGCTCAATGGCGGCTCGTGCTCGGCCGCAGTCGTCGCCGCCAAGGACTATGTCGTCCGCAACAAGGTGCCCTACCTGATGCTGAACGCATCGGGCGACGGCGCGCTGTTCCCGCCGACCGACTACATCTTCGGAGCCTATTCGATCTCGCAATATGCGGTCGGCGGCGCGATGGTGGAATTCGCCGCCAAGCAGTTCGGCGCCAAGAACGTCGCCTATATCAACCACGACGACGCCTATGGCGCCTGGAACCTCGAAGGCTCGAAGAAGGACGCCGAGGTTAACGGCGTGAAGCTCTCGGTCGAGTCGATCAATCCCGGCATCAACGACGTCACCGCGCCGTTCCTGAAGGTGCGCGCCGCCAATCCGGACGCGATCCTGCTGGTCACCTATGCCCGCCCGGCGGCGCTACTGATCAAGAAGGCGGCAGAGATGGGCTTCAACAAGCCGATCATCCTCTCGGTCACCGGCACGGCCAGCCTCAACCAGCTCGCCGAGAATGTCGGCAAGGATGCGCTGAAGAACTTCTACACCCAGGAGGTGATGATCGACTCCCCCGGCGGCGCCAAGCTCAAGCCGATCTACGACATGTACAAGGCGGCCTATCCGGATCTGGCGGCCAAGCCCGACCATCCGCAGACCTACATGCCCTATGGCATTCCCCCGGCGATGTCGCTGGTCAAGGCGCTGCAGGATGCCGGCCCGAACCCGACCCGTGAGAAGGTGCTCGCCGCGCTGAAGACGCAGGATTTCGACTCGGGCGTCATGGCCGGCCGCATGCAGTTCGGCCCGGAGCAGCGCGCCGCGAACCGCTCCACGATCTTCATCAAATATGACGGCACGACGATGGCTCCGCTGCCAGGCGTCTTCACCAGCCGCTGGACCTACCAGGCGAAGTGA
- a CDS encoding ABC transporter ATP-binding protein, whose amino-acid sequence MADLLEIDGISAAYGRIQALSEVSLKVPEGAIVALLGSNGAGKSTTLNTVSRLVPVTKGRIRFAGEEIQSWSSHKIVSAGVLQVPEGREVFRDMSVRENLDMGAYRRSDAAGIKRDLDRVFEYFPKLKERLQQKAGTLSGGEQQMLLIGRALMAGPRLLLLDEPSLGLSPVLVQQIFAIIERLNKDGLTILLVEQNAAIALGCSTYAYILENGEMALEGASAKLRQDDSVRRTYLGG is encoded by the coding sequence ATGGCTGATCTCCTCGAAATCGACGGCATCTCCGCCGCCTATGGCCGCATACAGGCGCTGTCAGAGGTCTCGCTCAAGGTGCCGGAGGGGGCGATCGTCGCCCTGCTCGGCTCGAACGGCGCCGGCAAGAGCACGACGCTGAACACCGTCTCACGGCTCGTGCCGGTGACGAAGGGGCGCATCCGCTTCGCCGGCGAGGAGATCCAGTCCTGGTCCTCGCACAAGATCGTCTCCGCTGGCGTGCTGCAGGTGCCGGAGGGGCGTGAGGTCTTCCGGGACATGAGCGTGCGCGAGAACCTCGACATGGGCGCCTATCGCCGCAGCGACGCCGCCGGCATCAAGCGCGATCTCGATCGGGTCTTCGAATACTTCCCCAAGCTCAAGGAACGGCTCCAGCAGAAGGCAGGCACGCTCTCTGGAGGCGAGCAGCAGATGCTGCTGATCGGCCGGGCTTTGATGGCAGGTCCGCGCCTGCTCCTGCTTGACGAACCCTCGCTCGGCCTCTCGCCGGTGCTGGTGCAGCAGATCTTCGCGATCATCGAGCGGCTCAACAAGGACGGCCTGACCATCCTCCTGGTCGAGCAGAACGCGGCGATCGCGCTGGGCTGCTCGACTTATGCCTACATCCTCGAGAACGGCGAAATGGCCCTCGAGGGCGCATCCGCAAAACTGCGGCAGGACGACAGCGTCCGCCGCACCTATCTCGGCGGCTGA
- the fahA gene encoding fumarylacetoacetase, with protein MQGSTLDARAESPIRGPSSAAALDASHDPALRSWVESARDHAEFPIQNLPFGVFLPGGEPARGGLAIGDEILDLAALAASGLCADIAETVTAAAAPSLNGFLGLGTSARKRLRARLSALLAEGSPAQTMLKPMLHPARNCTLGLPARIGDYTDFYAGIQHAMNIGSLLRPDNPLLPNYKHIPIGYNGRASSVRPSGEPFLRPNGQRKRPDEAVPSFGPCRNLDYELELGIWIGPGNAQGSPVSIDEADDRIAGFCVLNDWSARDIQAWEYQPLGPFLAKGFATTISPWIVTPEALAPFRRAQAPRPEGDPEALPYLSPAEADVPHGLDVTLEVFIETAAMRANGLALHRLSLGSTRDLYWTPAQFVAHHSSNGCNLEPGDLFGSGTISGRDPGSFGSLMEITRGGREPITLPNGESRTYLVDGDAIVMKASARRKGFASIGFGECRAEVLRARG; from the coding sequence ATGCAGGGCAGCACTCTCGACGCGCGGGCGGAAAGCCCGATCCGCGGCCCCTCCTCCGCAGCCGCGCTCGATGCCAGCCATGATCCGGCCCTGCGCAGTTGGGTCGAGTCGGCGCGGGACCACGCGGAATTCCCGATCCAGAACCTGCCCTTTGGCGTGTTCTTGCCGGGCGGCGAACCTGCGCGTGGCGGTTTGGCGATCGGTGACGAAATCCTCGATCTGGCTGCGCTCGCGGCGTCCGGCCTTTGCGCTGACATCGCGGAGACCGTCACGGCCGCAGCCGCGCCGAGCCTCAACGGTTTCCTTGGCTTGGGAACGTCGGCGCGGAAGCGCCTGCGAGCGCGGCTCTCGGCCCTGCTGGCGGAAGGCTCGCCTGCGCAGACCATGCTGAAGCCGATGCTGCATCCGGCGCGGAACTGCACGCTCGGCTTGCCCGCCCGGATCGGCGATTACACGGATTTCTATGCCGGCATCCAGCACGCCATGAATATCGGCTCGCTGTTGCGGCCGGACAATCCGCTCTTACCGAACTACAAGCACATCCCGATCGGCTATAACGGCCGTGCCTCTTCGGTCCGGCCATCCGGCGAGCCCTTCCTACGCCCCAACGGCCAGCGCAAGCGGCCGGACGAGGCGGTGCCCAGCTTCGGCCCCTGCCGCAATCTCGACTACGAGCTGGAACTGGGTATCTGGATCGGCCCCGGCAATGCGCAGGGTTCGCCGGTATCGATCGACGAGGCCGATGACCGGATCGCCGGCTTCTGCGTGCTTAACGACTGGTCGGCACGCGATATCCAGGCCTGGGAATACCAGCCGCTCGGGCCCTTCCTCGCCAAGGGCTTTGCCACGACGATCTCGCCCTGGATCGTGACGCCAGAGGCGCTGGCGCCCTTCCGGAGGGCTCAGGCGCCGCGTCCAGAGGGCGATCCGGAGGCCCTGCCCTATCTGAGCCCTGCCGAAGCAGACGTGCCGCATGGGCTCGACGTCACGCTGGAAGTCTTCATCGAGACCGCAGCGATGCGCGCGAACGGTCTGGCGCTGCACCGGCTCTCGCTCGGAAGCACGCGCGACCTTTACTGGACCCCGGCCCAGTTCGTCGCGCATCACAGCTCGAACGGCTGCAATCTCGAACCCGGCGATCTCTTCGGCTCCGGCACAATCTCCGGGCGCGATCCAGGATCCTTCGGCAGCCTGATGGAGATCACGCGCGGTGGTCGCGAGCCGATCACGCTACCCAATGGCGAAAGCCGAACCTATCTCGTCGACGGCGACGCGATCGTCATGAAAGCCAGCGCCAGGCGCAAGGGTTTTGCCTCGATCGGTTTCGGCGAATGCCGCGCCGAGGTGCTGCGGGCGCGCGGCTGA
- a CDS encoding TatD family hydrolase, translating to MVIDTHCHLDFPDFAEELPAYVARAEEAGVSRMVTISTRVARYADYAALAERFPSVWFSVGTHPHNAHEELDVTAERLVELSRHPRCVAIGEAGLDYHYDSSPRAAQAQGLRTHIAAARITQLPLVIHSREADDDMIAILREEMGKGAFPAILHCFTAGEALAMTGVELGLYVSFSGILTFKTSENLRRIARMVPRERLLVETDAPYLAPVPFRGKRNQPAYVVETAKVLGETIGVSFDEIAEITTENARRCYWKMDHAVPVAQVA from the coding sequence ATGGTCATCGATACGCATTGCCATCTCGACTTCCCGGATTTCGCCGAGGAACTGCCGGCCTATGTCGCGCGGGCCGAGGAAGCCGGGGTCAGCCGGATGGTGACGATCTCGACGCGGGTCGCGCGCTACGCCGACTATGCCGCGCTGGCGGAGCGTTTTCCGTCGGTGTGGTTCTCGGTCGGCACGCATCCGCACAACGCCCATGAGGAGCTCGACGTCACGGCCGAGCGCCTCGTGGAGCTGTCGCGTCATCCGCGCTGCGTCGCCATCGGCGAAGCCGGGCTCGACTACCACTACGATTCGAGCCCGCGCGCTGCCCAGGCTCAAGGATTGCGCACGCATATCGCCGCGGCGCGGATCACGCAGTTGCCGCTCGTCATCCATTCGCGCGAAGCGGATGACGACATGATCGCGATCCTGCGGGAGGAAATGGGGAAGGGCGCCTTCCCTGCCATCCTGCACTGCTTCACCGCCGGCGAAGCGCTGGCCATGACCGGCGTCGAGCTCGGGCTCTACGTCTCGTTCTCGGGCATCCTGACCTTCAAGACCTCCGAGAACCTGCGCCGGATCGCCCGGATGGTCCCGCGCGAGCGCCTGCTGGTCGAGACGGATGCGCCTTACCTTGCGCCCGTACCGTTCAGGGGCAAGCGCAACCAGCCGGCCTATGTGGTTGAGACAGCGAAGGTTCTCGGCGAGACGATCGGCGTGTCCTTCGACGAGATCGCGGAGATCACGACGGAAAACGCGCGACGCTGCTACTGGAAGATGGACCACGCCGTGCCGGTCGCGCAGGTGGCCTGA
- a CDS encoding branched-chain amino acid ABC transporter permease: MSSPPVASSAPTRRALSGPALIGLVAAVIVAVALPVFTSGYVVYIANLLLVFVVLCLGLHIVIGETGQFSMAHAAFYGIGIYASALANRAVDLPYPVAMLFGAIVAGAVGLFIGVLALRMRDIYLALATFAFGEAMQWVFANWDSVTNGPNGLRISPARFGPIEILSDKQAYPFVLFFCLVIIGLTVAISRSRLGRSFRAVRESEVAAMAMGIDVRRARIVSFGLSAAIAGFAGGMFGLFQTFIHPDSLGFQTTILVLTMVVVGGLGSIAGAIGGAIVFGLISEVLRQAPQYQEIIYGAILILFMMYAPRGLFAFIGDRIREARHGR; this comes from the coding sequence GTGTCGTCGCCTCCTGTCGCATCTTCGGCGCCAACAAGGCGCGCCCTTTCCGGCCCGGCCCTGATCGGGCTTGTCGCGGCCGTGATCGTCGCCGTCGCCCTGCCCGTCTTCACCTCGGGCTATGTCGTCTACATCGCCAATCTGCTGCTGGTCTTCGTGGTGCTTTGCCTTGGCCTGCACATCGTCATCGGCGAGACCGGCCAGTTCTCGATGGCCCATGCCGCCTTCTACGGCATCGGTATCTATGCGAGCGCGCTCGCCAATCGCGCGGTCGACCTGCCCTACCCCGTCGCGATGCTGTTCGGCGCAATCGTCGCCGGCGCGGTCGGCCTGTTCATCGGGGTCTTGGCACTCAGGATGCGGGACATCTATCTCGCACTCGCCACCTTCGCCTTCGGTGAGGCCATGCAATGGGTCTTCGCCAACTGGGACAGCGTCACCAACGGCCCCAACGGCCTGCGCATCAGCCCGGCCCGCTTCGGCCCGATCGAGATCCTCAGCGACAAGCAAGCCTATCCCTTCGTGCTGTTCTTCTGCCTCGTGATTATCGGGCTCACGGTCGCGATCTCGCGCTCGCGGCTCGGCCGTTCCTTCCGGGCGGTGCGGGAGTCGGAGGTCGCAGCGATGGCGATGGGCATCGACGTGCGCCGCGCCCGCATCGTTTCCTTCGGGCTCTCGGCCGCGATCGCGGGCTTCGCCGGCGGCATGTTCGGCCTGTTCCAGACCTTCATCCATCCGGACAGCCTCGGCTTCCAGACCACAATCCTTGTGCTCACCATGGTCGTGGTCGGCGGGCTCGGCTCGATCGCAGGCGCCATCGGCGGGGCGATCGTCTTCGGGCTGATCTCCGAGGTGCTGCGCCAGGCGCCACAATACCAGGAGATCATCTACGGCGCGATTTTGATCCTGTTCATGATGTATGCGCCGCGCGGCCTCTTCGCCTTCATCGGCGACCGTATCCGGGAGGCGCGTCATGGCCGCTGA
- a CDS encoding MBL fold metallo-hydrolase, translating into MTLTVTILGCGSSGGVPRPGSGWGACDPNEPKNRRRRCSILVERMGPDGLTRVLVDTSPDLREQLLSAEVPALDGVLLTHDHADHTHGIDDLRALVLHMQRRIRIYADKPTEASLRSRFGYLFETPSGSYYPPILDLDQITAGRPQTVDGAGGPITALPFRVEHGPNYEALGFRFGDLGYLPDVSLIPPAAMEAMVDLDVLILDCLRETPHVSHFHLAQSLEAIAHLKPRRAILTNLHVDLDYVSLSRRLAGIADVAFDGMTILVPA; encoded by the coding sequence ATGACGCTTACCGTCACCATCCTCGGCTGCGGATCATCCGGCGGCGTGCCGCGGCCGGGCTCCGGCTGGGGCGCCTGCGATCCGAATGAGCCGAAGAACCGGCGCCGACGCTGCTCGATCCTGGTCGAGCGCATGGGGCCAGACGGCCTGACGCGGGTCCTGGTCGACACCTCGCCGGACCTGCGCGAGCAGCTTCTCTCGGCCGAGGTCCCGGCACTCGACGGCGTCCTGCTGACGCATGACCATGCCGACCATACCCATGGCATCGACGACCTGCGCGCGCTCGTCCTGCATATGCAGCGGCGCATCCGTATCTACGCCGACAAGCCGACCGAGGCCTCGCTGCGCTCGCGCTTCGGCTACCTCTTCGAGACGCCGTCCGGCAGCTACTATCCGCCGATCCTCGATCTCGACCAGATCACGGCCGGTCGGCCGCAGACGGTCGATGGCGCCGGCGGGCCGATCACGGCGTTGCCGTTCCGGGTCGAGCACGGCCCGAACTACGAGGCGCTCGGCTTCCGCTTCGGCGATCTCGGTTATCTGCCGGATGTCAGCCTGATCCCGCCGGCTGCCATGGAAGCCATGGTCGATCTCGACGTGCTGATCCTCGACTGCCTGCGCGAGACGCCGCATGTCAGCCATTTCCATCTGGCGCAGTCGCTGGAAGCGATCGCGCATCTGAAGCCGCGCCGCGCGATCCTGACCAATCTCCATGTTGATCTGGATTATGTCAGCCTGAGCAGGCGCTTGGCCGGTATCGCGGATGTGGCGTTCGACGGGATGACGATCTTGGTCCCAGCCTGA
- a CDS encoding GntR family transcriptional regulator translates to MQKRFTLAASDQPPGDAEKGALGRRRSGDAYETLRNAILSGEMRPNEPLIEADIAAALAVSRTPVREALQRLAVEQLIVPRRRGWAVREITAVEASENSEVRAALEGYAARLAAERATDDEIAAVAAVHARRIASDPADDKVRVETNREFHGIIVAAARNEKLRDAILRSGRFYFNGSVARMTSPAEFRLSNEDHEIILQALRARDGDRAEQAMRKHIMRTFHIFRELSYPAHDAPSLAPLHGSKG, encoded by the coding sequence ATGCAGAAGCGCTTCACACTTGCTGCTTCGGACCAGCCGCCGGGAGACGCCGAGAAGGGCGCGCTTGGACGGCGTCGCTCCGGCGACGCCTATGAAACCCTGCGCAACGCCATCCTCTCCGGCGAGATGCGTCCCAACGAGCCACTGATCGAGGCCGATATCGCCGCCGCCCTTGCCGTCAGCCGCACGCCGGTGCGCGAGGCCTTGCAGCGGCTCGCCGTCGAGCAATTGATCGTGCCGCGCCGGCGAGGCTGGGCCGTGCGCGAGATCACCGCCGTCGAGGCCAGCGAGAATTCCGAGGTCCGTGCCGCGCTGGAGGGCTATGCCGCCCGGCTCGCCGCCGAGCGAGCGACCGATGACGAGATAGCGGCGGTCGCGGCGGTACATGCGCGCCGCATCGCCAGCGATCCTGCCGACGACAAGGTCCGTGTCGAGACCAATCGCGAGTTCCACGGCATCATCGTCGCCGCTGCCCGCAACGAGAAGCTGCGCGACGCGATCCTGCGCTCGGGCCGGTTCTACTTCAACGGCTCGGTGGCGCGGATGACCTCGCCGGCCGAGTTTCGCCTCAGCAACGAGGATCACGAGATCATCCTGCAGGCCTTGCGGGCGCGCGACGGCGACCGGGCCGAGCAGGCGATGCGCAAACACATCATGCGGACCTTCCATATCTTCCGCGAACTCTCCTACCCCGCGCATGACGCGCCCTCGCTGGCGCCGCTGCATGGCTCGAAGGGCTAG
- a CDS encoding MarR family winged helix-turn-helix transcriptional regulator encodes MSKLALELFLPYRLNRLSSAVSQQFRAVYGPHHDLTVPEWRVLATLAQFGTMTAKAIGKHSSMHKTKVSRAVRALEERRWLVRRESEQDRREESLSLTAPGLQAYGEIVPRALAFEASILSALGPHAEPLLEALALMEERFPVD; translated from the coding sequence ATGTCGAAACTCGCGCTCGAACTCTTTCTGCCCTATCGCCTGAACCGCCTGAGTTCGGCGGTCTCGCAGCAATTCCGGGCGGTCTACGGGCCGCATCACGACCTGACGGTGCCGGAATGGCGGGTGCTGGCCACCCTCGCCCAGTTCGGCACGATGACGGCCAAGGCCATCGGCAAGCATTCCTCGATGCACAAGACCAAGGTCAGCCGGGCCGTGCGGGCGCTGGAGGAGCGGCGCTGGCTTGTCCGGCGGGAGAGCGAGCAGGATCGGCGCGAGGAAAGCCTGTCGCTGACGGCGCCCGGCCTGCAGGCCTATGGCGAGATCGTGCCCCGCGCACTGGCTTTCGAGGCTTCCATCCTCTCCGCGCTCGGCCCCCATGCCGAACCCTTGCTCGAAGCGCTCGCGCTGATGGAGGAACGCTTTCCGGTCGATTAG
- a CDS encoding branched-chain amino acid ABC transporter permease — MDLQLALIFLQQGIASGLVSGSVYALLALAIVVIFKTSDVPNFAQGEVFMAAGYVALYLFVFQKMPIWVVLPATLVVAFLAMALFRRFVLDQVAKSAKDLVYLVIATLGLSYVLKGLVRRTGFGDTPRSFPALVPTDSIMIGQASVTMLDLAIFGTAVTVMAAFFWMFNYTKTGRAMRAVGMNPKAAQLVGVDLRRCHMLIWGLSGVISAIAALLISPKILMTADMGSIVMLAFAAAIVGGFSSLPGAVVGGFVIGIVENMVGLFISSRAIVLAPFLAILIVLVLRPQGLFGGKLTIKKV; from the coding sequence ATGGACCTGCAACTCGCGCTGATCTTCCTGCAGCAAGGCATCGCCTCGGGCCTCGTCTCGGGCAGCGTCTATGCGCTGCTGGCGCTCGCCATCGTGGTGATCTTCAAGACCTCGGACGTGCCGAACTTCGCCCAGGGCGAGGTCTTCATGGCAGCGGGCTATGTCGCGCTCTACCTCTTCGTCTTCCAGAAGATGCCGATCTGGGTCGTGCTGCCGGCGACGCTGGTCGTCGCCTTCCTCGCCATGGCGCTGTTCCGCCGCTTCGTGCTCGATCAGGTGGCGAAATCGGCCAAGGACCTCGTCTATTTGGTCATCGCGACGCTCGGCCTGTCCTATGTGCTGAAGGGCCTCGTGCGCCGCACCGGCTTCGGCGACACGCCGCGTTCCTTCCCGGCGCTGGTGCCGACCGATTCCATCATGATCGGCCAGGCCTCGGTGACGATGCTCGACCTCGCGATCTTCGGCACCGCCGTCACGGTGATGGCCGCCTTCTTCTGGATGTTCAACTACACGAAGACCGGCCGGGCCATGCGCGCCGTCGGTATGAACCCGAAGGCCGCCCAGCTCGTCGGCGTCGACCTGCGCCGTTGCCATATGCTGATCTGGGGCCTCTCGGGCGTGATCTCCGCCATCGCGGCACTGCTGATCTCGCCGAAGATCCTGATGACCGCTGATATGGGCTCAATCGTGATGCTCGCCTTCGCGGCGGCGATCGTCGGCGGCTTCTCCAGCCTGCCCGGCGCCGTGGTCGGCGGTTTCGTCATCGGCATCGTCGAGAACATGGTCGGGCTGTTCATCTCCTCGCGCGCCATCGTGCTCGCCCCCTTCCTCGCCATCCTGATCGTGCTCGTCTTGCGTCCGCAGGGCCTGTTCGGCGGGAAGCTGACGATCAAGAAGGTCTGA
- a CDS encoding ABC transporter ATP-binding protein → MAAESATPFLNVEGLTIRFGGLTAVGGLDMAVAKGSIHALIGPNGAGKSTTFNCISRFYTPSAGRITYDGRDITRMPAREMAGLGIARSFQNLELFGELTVFENVLIGAHVHAGRSWRDAISARPRGIVEHVDELLERTGLTSHAQTKARNLDFGHQKMVEIARALAIRPKLLLLDEPAAGLRNREIAALDRLLCELRERDGLTILLVEHVMQLVMSISDKITVLSFGTKIAEGTAAEVRAHPAVIEAYLGREAAQESAHG, encoded by the coding sequence ATGGCCGCTGAGAGCGCCACCCCCTTCCTGAATGTCGAGGGGCTGACCATCCGCTTTGGCGGCCTCACCGCGGTCGGCGGGCTCGACATGGCTGTCGCCAAGGGCTCGATCCATGCGCTGATCGGCCCGAACGGCGCCGGCAAGTCGACGACCTTCAACTGCATCTCGCGCTTCTACACGCCAAGCGCCGGGCGCATCACCTATGACGGGCGCGACATCACCCGCATGCCGGCCCGCGAGATGGCGGGGCTCGGCATCGCCCGCAGTTTCCAGAACCTCGAACTCTTCGGCGAGCTCACCGTCTTCGAGAACGTGCTGATCGGCGCGCATGTCCATGCAGGCCGTTCCTGGCGCGACGCGATCAGCGCCCGCCCGCGCGGCATCGTCGAGCATGTCGATGAGTTGCTGGAGCGCACGGGCCTGACCTCCCACGCGCAGACCAAGGCGCGCAATCTCGATTTCGGCCACCAGAAGATGGTCGAGATCGCCCGCGCGCTTGCCATCCGCCCCAAGCTCCTGCTGCTCGACGAGCCGGCAGCCGGACTGCGCAATCGCGAGATCGCGGCGCTCGACCGTCTGCTCTGCGAATTGCGCGAGCGTGACGGCCTGACGATCCTGCTGGTCGAGCATGTCATGCAGTTGGTCATGTCGATCTCGGACAAGATCACGGTGCTGAGCTTCGGCACCAAGATCGCCGAGGGCACGGCTGCGGAAGTCCGCGCTCATCCTGCCGTGATCGAAGCCTATCTCGGCCGCGAGGCAGCCCAGGAGTCCGCTCATGGCTGA
- the hmgA gene encoding homogentisate 1,2-dioxygenase codes for MNVQNPAHAGTANAGAAKAASAIATGYMSGFGNGFETEALPGALPLGRNSPQKCAYGLYAEQLSGSPFTAPRTTNERSWLYRIRPTVAHWNEFRKVDAGFWRTAPAREVDMPIAPLRWSPIPIPSEPISFVEGIRSMTTAGDAGSQGGMGAHVYLITRSMVDEYFYNADGEMLFVPQQGALRLWTEFGIIDIEPGEIAVIPRGVKIRVELRDGPARGYICENYGGAFTLPERGPIGANCLANPRDFLTPVAAFEDRDAPSRMYVKWGGNLWAADIAHSPLDVVAWHGNYAPYKYDLRRFSPVGPVLYDHADPSIFTVLTSPSETPGTANIDFVIFSDRWLVAENTFRPPWYHMNVMSEFMGLVYGVYDAKTGGGFVPGGISLHNSMLPHGPDMDAFEKASNVELKPHKLEGTLAFMFETRFPQQVTAFAAGSDSLQRDYGGYGHKLTKHFDPNRP; via the coding sequence ATGAACGTTCAGAACCCGGCCCATGCTGGTACAGCCAATGCCGGTGCCGCCAAGGCCGCAAGCGCCATCGCGACGGGCTACATGTCCGGCTTCGGCAACGGCTTCGAGACCGAGGCGCTGCCGGGCGCCCTGCCGCTCGGGCGCAACTCGCCGCAGAAATGCGCCTATGGCCTCTATGCCGAACAGCTCTCCGGCTCGCCCTTCACCGCGCCGCGCACCACCAACGAGCGCTCCTGGCTCTACCGCATCCGCCCGACCGTGGCGCATTGGAACGAATTCCGGAAGGTCGATGCCGGGTTCTGGCGGACCGCACCGGCCCGCGAGGTCGACATGCCGATCGCGCCCTTGCGCTGGAGCCCGATCCCGATCCCGTCGGAGCCGATCTCCTTCGTCGAGGGCATCCGCAGCATGACCACCGCCGGCGATGCCGGCAGCCAGGGCGGCATGGGCGCGCATGTCTACCTGATCACGCGCTCGATGGTGGACGAATATTTCTACAATGCCGATGGCGAGATGCTGTTCGTGCCGCAGCAGGGCGCCTTACGGCTCTGGACTGAGTTCGGCATCATCGACATCGAGCCCGGCGAGATCGCCGTGATCCCGCGTGGCGTGAAGATCCGCGTCGAGCTCAGGGACGGGCCGGCGCGCGGCTATATCTGCGAGAACTATGGCGGCGCCTTCACCTTGCCCGAGCGCGGGCCGATCGGCGCCAACTGCCTTGCCAATCCGCGCGACTTCCTGACGCCGGTCGCGGCCTTCGAGGACCGTGATGCACCTTCAAGAATGTATGTGAAGTGGGGTGGCAATCTCTGGGCGGCCGATATCGCGCATTCGCCGCTCGACGTCGTCGCCTGGCATGGCAACTACGCCCCGTACAAGTATGATCTCAGGCGCTTTTCGCCGGTCGGCCCGGTCCTCTACGACCATGCCGACCCATCGATATTCACGGTACTGACCTCGCCCTCGGAGACGCCCGGAACCGCCAATATCGACTTCGTCATCTTCTCGGATCGCTGGCTGGTGGCCGAAAACACCTTCCGGCCGCCCTGGTACCATATGAACGTGATGAGCGAGTTCATGGGGCTGGTTTATGGCGTCTACGACGCCAAGACCGGCGGCGGCTTCGTGCCCGGCGGCATCTCGCTGCACAACAGCATGCTGCCGCATGGCCCGGACATGGATGCCTTCGAGAAGGCGAGCAATGTCGAATTGAAGCCGCACAAGCTAGAGGGCACGCTAGCCTTCATGTTCGAGACACGTTTTCCGCAGCAGGTCACGGCCTTCGCCGCCGGCTCGGATTCGCTCCAGCGCGACTATGGCGGCTACGGCCACAAGCTGACCAAGCATTTCGACCCGAACAGGCCTTGA